Within the Flavobacterium sp. CG_23.5 genome, the region AACCAAAAAGCAATAGCATTGTATTTTTAAAAGTATTTTTCATCATAATTTATATTTTTATCTCAAAACTAACAAAATAACAACATACTTCTTATTTTTTTAGCAATAAAATGAGAAATAAGTATTTATTTCAATATTTTAATAACTATTTGAAATTACGAAGTATAGAAGTAATCTTGCCTTTTGGCAGAATAACTGGATTATGCCTTTTTAACAGAAATAATTTACAAGGACAATTACAGCGCATTACTAAACGCCCTTGCGATTTTAAGTTTAAAAAGTATTCAAATCTAAACATAACAACTATTTTTCTGTTAAAATTATGTTAAATTAAATATTAAACAACCGTTTAAATTAAACAGTTGTTTAATTTTGTTTCACATTATTAAGCCATGGCATTAGACACTGATTTTAACGACAAACAGATTCAAATTCTCGAAGTAGCAGAAATGCTATTTGCCGAGAAAGGATTTGATGGGACTTCCATCAGGAATATTGCCAAAGAAGCCAAGATAAATATTGCGATGGTTTCGTATTATTTTGGTTCCAAAGAACGTTTGCTGGAAGCTTTAATATTATACAGAACTTCCGACTTAAAATCTCAACTGGACAATCTTATAAAAGAAAATCTTGAACCTCTGGAGAAAATAAACAAACTAATTGATTTATATATCAATCGAATCAATTGTAACAAAGGAATTTACAGAATCATCCACTTTGAATTTACAGCTAAAAAAAGAGATAGTGATCTTCTTGCTTTCTCTGAATTAAAAAAGGGAAATCTGAATTCATTAGAAGCCATTATTCTGGAAGGTCAAGCCAAAGGCGTTTTTAGGAAAGACATTATTATTCCACTTATAACTCCTACCATTCTTGGGACTTTTTTTCATTTTCACATGAACAGACCTTTTTTCGAAAATTTATTAAATTTGAAAACTGAAGATTTATATAACAATTACATAAAAACTATTTTGACAAATCACATCCAACAAATTATTAAAGCACTTCTGATATATGAAAGTTAGTCAATTAATGCTCTTCGGGATTTTCTTTATAGGAATTTCGGCTGTAGAAGCACAAGAAAGAAAGAGTTTAACACTCGACGAAGCCATCAATATGGCTTGGAAAAACAGTAATGAAGTGAGTTTAGCCAATGCTAAAGTAGCCACTAAAAAATACGAATTACAATCCACAAAAAACAGTCAATATCCTGATTTGAAAGTTTCGGGACAGTATCAAAGATTGACAAAAGCTTCCATTGATTTGAAAATCAATAAAAGTGCGACATCAACTCCTCCTCCTGTTGTAGATCAATTAATACTAGGACAAGTAAATGCCAGCGTACCAGTTTTTGCAGGATTTAAAATCCAAAACAGCATAAAAGCTTACGAAAATATGTATCAGGCAGAAACAGCTACCGCTTCCCAAACTAAGGAAGAAATAGCGATGAAAGTAGTCAATCATTATGCTGAATTATACAAAGCACAAAAAACAGTTGAGCTGCTAAAAGAAAATCAAAAAAGCGCACAACAGCGCGCAACTGATTTTAGTGATTTAGAAAAAAACGGAATTATTCCCCGAAATGATTTACTAAAGTCACAATTGCAAGTATCTAAAATTCAGTTGTCCATTGATGAAGCAACTAAAAATTTAAATATCGTAAACTTTTATTTAGTGACGTTGCTAAAACTACCAGCTGACACAAAACTTGAAATTAAAGAAAGTGATTTTGCCAACTTTCAGATGGATAATGTTCCCACGAGCGATGCACCTGCACTACAAAATCGTAAAGATCTTGAAGCGGTCCGTTTTCAAGAAAAAGCAAGTCAGGCTAACATTAAAATAGCAAAAAGCGCCTATTATCCCTCTATTGCAATCATTGGAGGCTATACCGCACTAGACCTAAAAAATGTGGTAACTGTTCAAAACGCAATGAATATTGGTGTGGGAGTTTCTTATGATTTAAGCTCCATTCTAAAAAATGGAACTATGGTAAAAATAGCGGAAAGCAAAGCAATTGAAGTACAAAATTCTGAAGCTATACTTACTGATTATATCAAACTGGAAGTTCAAAATGCAATCGAAGACTACGATTTGGCACTGAAACAAAATATTGTTTATGCACAAGCGGTGGAACAATCATCAGAAAATTATAGAATCATAAAAGACAAGTATGACAACGGTCTTTCGGATACCAATGATTTACTCGAAGCTGACGTAGAACAACTTGGTTCCAAAATTAATAAAGCATTAGCTAAGGCAAATATTATTCAAAAATATTACGAATTGCTTTCAGTTACCGGACAATTATCTCAATCTTTCAATCTTTCAAAAATATAATCAATACCCATGGAAAAGAAAAAAACAAATACAAAATTTATTATTATCCTAGTGGTTTTGGTAGTATTAGGCGGAACTTACGGAGTTTATAAATACATGCATTCACTGGTTCATGAAGAAACTGACGATGCTCAAATAGAAAAAAACATGAACCCTATTATCCCTAAAGTTTCCGGATATGTGGATAAAGTGTATGTAAAAGATAATGAATTTGTAAAGAAAGGTGATACTTTATTTACTATTGACCAGCGCGATTACCAATTGAAGATTGAAGATGCAAAAGCTGGATTACTTGCTGCCGAAGGTAACTACGAAGTTTCGAAAGCGGATATAGGAAGCGCTTTGGCTAATATTTCTGTTTCAGATGCCAATGTATTATCTGCAGGTGGAAATATTGAAACTGCAAAAATTAGATTGGGAAGAGCGAACAGCGATTACATTCGATACAATAATTTGTATAAAAATCATTCGATTACTAAGCAACAATACGAGCAATCCTTAGCGGCGAAACAAGAAGCAGAGAATCAAGTCCAAATTTTACAACAACAACAAAGAGCAAGTGCGTTTCAAAAATCAGTTGTTGTAGCCAAATCTAAAGTTTCCAATAAGCAAACTGAGGTTGCCGGAGCTAATATAAAAAGAGCCAAAGCAATGCTTGACGCTGCAGAATTGAATTTAACGTATACCGTAATTACAGCAGCCATTGATGGTCAGGTTTCTAAAGTTGATATCCAACCCGGACAATTGGTACAACCGGGGCAATCATTATTCTATATTATTAATAATAAAGTTGCTTGGGTAATTGCCAATTTCAAGGAAACTCAATTGAATAGAATGGTTATTGGTCAGAAAGTAACTGTAAATGTAGATGCATATCCAGACTATAATTTTGAAGGTACGGTTACCTCATTTTCACCAGCGACTGGGTCACGTTTCTCTATTTTACCTCCAGATAATGCTACAGGTAACTTTGTAAAAACTATTCAACGCTTACCGGTAAAAATAAACTTAAACGCATCAAATGATGTCGAAAAAATTAAATTATTGCGACCAGGAATGAATGTTGATGTTGATGTACATTTAAAATAATGATTGAAGAATACAGATTGAAGATTAACGATTTTTGATTTGAAAATCGTTAATCATTTCATTACATCTGCATTCTAGAATCGTTTATTAAAAATCTAAAATCCTTTTAAATGGTACAATCAGAAGATGATTTAGTTGAATACGGCTATAGACGAGTTATTATTACGATAACGGCAGTACTTTGTGCTTTGCTGGAAATCGTAGATACAACTATTGTAAATGTGGCTTTGACTAATATGAGAGGAAGCCTAGGCGCAACATTAAATGATGTGGCATGGGTAATTACTGCTTATGCAATAGCAAATGTAATTGTTATCCCGATGACGAGTTGGCTTTCACAACAATTTGGCCGACGTAATTATTTTGTAGTTTCCATTATCATTTTTACCGTCGCCTCATTCATGTGCGGGAACTCTGATAATATTTGGGAACTCATTGTTTTTCGGTTTATTCAGGGACTTGGTGGTGGTGCTTTACTTGTTACTGCACAAACTATTATAACCGAGAGTTATCCTCTTGCTAAGCGAGGAATGGCGCAGGCAATTTATGGTATGGGAGTAATTGTGGGCCCTACTTTAGGTCCGCCGTTAGGAGGTTATTTAGTAGATCATTTTTCCTGGCCCTATATTTTTTATATCAATATTCCTCTTGGTATTATTGCCACTATTTTAGCTTTCAGTTTTGTACGAAGTCCAAAATATGGTGAGAAACTTAAAGCCAGTCAAGTCGATTGGTGGGGTATTGTTCTTTTGGCAGCTTTTATTGGTTCATTACAATTTGTTTTGGAACACGGACAGCAAGATGATTGGTTCAACAACACAACAATTGTAACCTTAAGTACCGTATCATTATTTGGATTAATATTATTTATATGGCGAGAATTAACGTACAAACATCCTATTGTAAACTTAAGTGTCTTAAAAGACGGAAATCTTAGAATTGGTGTCGTAATGTGTTTTATTCTTGGATTTGGTCTTTACGGATCAACTTTAATTATTCCAATTTATACACAATCCATTTTAGGCTGGACAGCAACTGATGCTGGTTTATTACTTATTCCAGGGTCAATTACCACCGCTTTTATGATGCCAATTATTGGAAAATTAATTCAAAGAGGAGTTCCTCAGGGTTATATGGTTGGTGTTGGATTTTTAGTTTTCTTTTTCTTTACTTTCATGATGCACAATAGAATGACACCTGATACTGGTGCCGAACATTTATTTTGGCCATTAATCTTGAGAGGAATTGGATTAGGATTACTTTTTGTACCAATAACAACTTTATCGCTTTCTACTTTAAAGGGAAAACATATTGGGGAAGGTGCTGCTTTTACTGGAATGATGAGACAATTAGGTGGTTCATTTGGTATTGCAATTATCACCACTTTTATCACGCGATTTAGTCAAAAACATCGCGTTGACTTAGTTGCGCATTTAGACGGAAGTAAATTTGAAGTGCAACAACGTATAGCTCTATTACAAAAAGGTTTCATGTCCAAAGGATTTAGCAGTAATGCAGCCTTGAAAAAAGCCTATCAGGCCATTGATTATTCTATCATGAAACAAAGTACCGTTTTATCATATATGGACATTTTCCTTTATCTGGGAATTATGTTTCTATGTTGTATTCCTATTATATTTTTGATTAAAAAAGGAAAAAACAAAATTAATCCTGCCGATGCCATGCATTAATGGATTTGATTTCAAAAAATAAAAAACGCCGAACTCTTTTTGAATTCGGCGTTTTTATTTTTAGTTTAATGCTACTATCTCGTGAAAACCAAATGATTTCCTTTTGATAAATTGGCATCAAATTGATATCCGTCGTAATTGAAACCTTTCAAGTCATCAATAGTCTTGGCATTGGTATCAATAATGTAACGCACCATCATTCCCCTTGCCTTCTTGGCAAAAAAGCTAATCATTTTTAATTTTCCATCTTTATAATCTTTAAAATCCGGGGTGATTACCGGGACTTTCAAAGCTTTGACATCGATTGCCGAAAAATACTCATTACTGGCCAGATTGATGAACAATTCATCTTTTTTGAGTTCTTTATTTAATGCTTTTGTAACGGTTGTTTTCCAAAATTCGTAGAGATTTTTGCTTTCGCCAATAGGAAGTTTTGTTCCCATTTCCAGTCGGTACGCTTGCATCAAATCCAATGGTTTCAGTAATCCATACAATCCTGATATTATTCTCAAACTGTCTTGTAAAGTTTCTAATTTTTCGATTGGAATTGAATAAGCGTCTAATCCAGTATATACATCACCATCAAAAGTAAAAATGGC harbors:
- a CDS encoding TetR/AcrR family transcriptional regulator, which codes for MALDTDFNDKQIQILEVAEMLFAEKGFDGTSIRNIAKEAKINIAMVSYYFGSKERLLEALILYRTSDLKSQLDNLIKENLEPLEKINKLIDLYINRINCNKGIYRIIHFEFTAKKRDSDLLAFSELKKGNLNSLEAIILEGQAKGVFRKDIIIPLITPTILGTFFHFHMNRPFFENLLNLKTEDLYNNYIKTILTNHIQQIIKALLIYES
- the yaaA gene encoding peroxide stress protein YaaA, yielding MKIVISPAKSLNFEKELPTALHTAPSFLKEARQVHTVLKQKSPAALSNLMDISDKLSDLNWQRNQKWKTPFTTENARPAIFTFDGDVYTGLDAYSIPIEKLETLQDSLRIISGLYGLLKPLDLMQAYRLEMGTKLPIGESKNLYEFWKTTVTKALNKELKKDELFINLASNEYFSAIDVKALKVPVITPDFKDYKDGKLKMISFFAKKARGMMVRYIIDTNAKTIDDLKGFNYDGYQFDANLSKGNHLVFTR
- a CDS encoding HlyD family secretion protein, which gives rise to MEKKKTNTKFIIILVVLVVLGGTYGVYKYMHSLVHEETDDAQIEKNMNPIIPKVSGYVDKVYVKDNEFVKKGDTLFTIDQRDYQLKIEDAKAGLLAAEGNYEVSKADIGSALANISVSDANVLSAGGNIETAKIRLGRANSDYIRYNNLYKNHSITKQQYEQSLAAKQEAENQVQILQQQQRASAFQKSVVVAKSKVSNKQTEVAGANIKRAKAMLDAAELNLTYTVITAAIDGQVSKVDIQPGQLVQPGQSLFYIINNKVAWVIANFKETQLNRMVIGQKVTVNVDAYPDYNFEGTVTSFSPATGSRFSILPPDNATGNFVKTIQRLPVKINLNASNDVEKIKLLRPGMNVDVDVHLK
- a CDS encoding MDR family MFS transporter, whose translation is MVQSEDDLVEYGYRRVIITITAVLCALLEIVDTTIVNVALTNMRGSLGATLNDVAWVITAYAIANVIVIPMTSWLSQQFGRRNYFVVSIIIFTVASFMCGNSDNIWELIVFRFIQGLGGGALLVTAQTIITESYPLAKRGMAQAIYGMGVIVGPTLGPPLGGYLVDHFSWPYIFYINIPLGIIATILAFSFVRSPKYGEKLKASQVDWWGIVLLAAFIGSLQFVLEHGQQDDWFNNTTIVTLSTVSLFGLILFIWRELTYKHPIVNLSVLKDGNLRIGVVMCFILGFGLYGSTLIIPIYTQSILGWTATDAGLLLIPGSITTAFMMPIIGKLIQRGVPQGYMVGVGFLVFFFFTFMMHNRMTPDTGAEHLFWPLILRGIGLGLLFVPITTLSLSTLKGKHIGEGAAFTGMMRQLGGSFGIAIITTFITRFSQKHRVDLVAHLDGSKFEVQQRIALLQKGFMSKGFSSNAALKKAYQAIDYSIMKQSTVLSYMDIFLYLGIMFLCCIPIIFLIKKGKNKINPADAMH
- a CDS encoding TolC family protein, which codes for MKVSQLMLFGIFFIGISAVEAQERKSLTLDEAINMAWKNSNEVSLANAKVATKKYELQSTKNSQYPDLKVSGQYQRLTKASIDLKINKSATSTPPPVVDQLILGQVNASVPVFAGFKIQNSIKAYENMYQAETATASQTKEEIAMKVVNHYAELYKAQKTVELLKENQKSAQQRATDFSDLEKNGIIPRNDLLKSQLQVSKIQLSIDEATKNLNIVNFYLVTLLKLPADTKLEIKESDFANFQMDNVPTSDAPALQNRKDLEAVRFQEKASQANIKIAKSAYYPSIAIIGGYTALDLKNVVTVQNAMNIGVGVSYDLSSILKNGTMVKIAESKAIEVQNSEAILTDYIKLEVQNAIEDYDLALKQNIVYAQAVEQSSENYRIIKDKYDNGLSDTNDLLEADVEQLGSKINKALAKANIIQKYYELLSVTGQLSQSFNLSKI